The Flavobacterium johnsoniae genomic sequence TAGCCACAGTCGGCGCCTTCATCATTAAGGAATATCCTGAGGGGGTTGCGGTAATGCTTTTTTACGCCGTGGGGGAAGTTTTCCAGACCCTTGCAGTATCAAGGGCACAGCGCAACATCAAAAGCCTTCTGGACCAGAGGCCCGATGAAGTGACGATCATTTCAGACGGAAAGGCGAAAACCATCAAAGCCGAACAGGCCCAGATAGGGGATATCATCCAGCTGAAACCTGGGGAAAAGCTTGGCCTTGACGGCGAGCTTTTAACCGACAGCGCTTCATTCAATACGGCGGCCCTTACAGGAGAAAGCAAGCCGGACACCAAATCCAAAGGCGAGGCGGTCCTGGCGGGAATGATCAATCTCAACGTGGCGGCACAGGTGAAAGTCACCGCGGCCTTTACCGACAGCAAGCTCAGCAGAATACTGGAACTTGTACAGAATGCGACCTCGCAGAAGGCTCCGACAGAACTGTTCATCCGCAGGTTTGCCAAGATCTATACGCCTATTGTGGTTTTTCTGGCTATCGGAATCTGCCTTCTGCCTTATTTCTTTGCGGACAATTATGATTTCAGCAGCTGGCTTTACAGGGCTCTTGTCTTTCTGGTAATTTCCTGTCCGTGCGCGCTTGTCATTTCCATACCGCTGGGCTATTTCGGCGGAATCGGTGCGGCGAGCCGCAACGGGATACTGTTCAAAGGGAGCAATTTCCTTGACGTGATGGCCTCGATCCAGAACGTGGTGATGGACAAGACCGGAACGATGACAGAAGGGGTATTCAAAGTGCAGGAGACTGTCTTCAAGCCTGAGTTTGACAAGGATGAGATCCTGAAAATGGTCAATGCGGTGGAGAGCCAGAGCTCGCATCCTGTTGCTACGGCAATCCATGAATACGTGGGTGAGGTTGACAGCTCGATAAAACTGGAAAGCACCGAGGAAATTGCGGGCCACGGACTGAAGGCGGTGATCGGCGGCAAGGAGCTGCTTGCGGGTAACTTCAAGCTGATGGACAAGTTCGGGATTTCCTATGATGTTGATCCGGCTTCGATAGTATACACGACAATCGCGGTAAGCTACGACAAAAAGTATGTCGGGTATATCACAATTGCGGACACCATCAAGGAAGACTCGCAGCTGACCATAGACCTGCTGCACAAGCTGAATATCAAAGCGACGATGCTCAGCGGGGACAAGGGAAGCGTTGTGAAATTTGTAGCCGACAAACTGGGCATCGATAATGCCTACGGCGACCTTCTGCCGGAAGACAAGGTTAACAAGGTGAAGGAGATCAAGGCGCAGTATGGAACGGTTGCCTTTGTCGGTGACGGGGTGAACGATGCGCCTGTGGTTGCGCTCAGCGATGCGGGCATCGCAATGGGCGGGCTGGGAAGCGATGCGACCATCGAAACGGCCGATGTCGTGATACAGGACGACAAGCCTTCAAAAATTCCCATGGCCATCAATATCGGCAGACAGACCAAGAAAATCGTATGGCAGAACATCACTCTGGCTTTCGTAGTGAAGGGCGTAGTGCTCGTTCTCGGAGCAGGCGGACTGGCCACGATGTGGGAAGCCGTATTTGCCGATGTGGGCGTATCGCTGATTGCGATTCTGAATGCCGTGCGCATCCAGAAAATGAAATTCTAAATTGGATAATGCAGAAATCCTAAAGACTTAAATCCAAAAGATTTAATGCCATCATTCAGCTGCCGGCCAAATGATATCCGCTTACGGATAATCATCTGGCTCTGACGGCAGGGATTCTTTGTGCCCTTATCCAATCGTAATATCCATCAGAAATGCCTGCCGCAAACGCACAGGCAGAAATATCAAACGTGCAGTTTTACCGGCAGTTCATGGTAATGCAATGCCGTATCTGCAGGTATAGCGCATTGAATCGAATTTTATGCGAAATGAAAAAACGAAAGAAGAAATACTATCCAAATATACAGAAGACATCGAGGGGACAGAAGGGCAGGCCGGTTAGAAAGAAGAACAGGTATTCTGCTGTCAATATCGGAAAAACGATCATACTGGCAATTCTGGGAATTGTGATTGTTCTTGGAATTTTTGCCAGGGCAAGACATTTTATCCTGTACCATGTGCAGGACAGGCCGCATGAGCAGGCCAACGGGAAATTGACCAATGAAGGCGCCGGACGCCTGCCCGCGTCCCCGAAATAAAAAATCTGAAAAAAACTTTATAGAAGGTGAATTGTTAATTCAAAACCGCAGGCTTTTTCGAAGGTTCTGCGGTTTATTCTATAAAAAAAAATAAACCGGGCATTAAAACCAAATGATTTGCAGAATATGAAAAAGTATGCCAATATTTCCAATGTAATCCTTACCATTCTAAGGGACAATCCTGATCGTGATTTTGCTCTGGAGGAGCTTTCGGGCTTAATTTTTCCGACAGATCCGATACAAGAGGAGAAGCATAACCAGGCAGCCGTTCTGGATGTGCTGATTTTTCTGGACGACCAGAAAATGATTTTTCTGGATTTTGAGACGGATCGCTCTAGGCTTGCCAAATAAAACTGATAAGATCAAGGGCGGCAGCCCGTATTTCCGGAGAGCCTTCCCCGAAGGGAAGGCAGTTCCGGAAAAGCCTAATTAAGCTTTCAGACCAGCACGCTGAGTACGGCAGGCTCTGCCGAAATTCTGCAGGTGTTGGTCCTTAATTTATAATGCTCCCCGTCGATCTGCGCGTCGGTGAAGATCTTCATGGGCATTTCGATCTGCAGGCTCTTCACCAGATGGTGCTGTGCCTTTTTGAATCTGCTGACCGATCGGGTCAGTATGCGGTATCCAAGGGCTATTTTTTCGAAAAAGGAAAGCTCCGGAATGAGGACCAGGTCAAGCTTTCCGTCGGTCAGCATCGCATCGGGGGTAAGGGTCATATTATATCCCATTTCATTGGAATTGGAAACAAAGACCATAAAGGGCTTTATTGGTATGACCCTGTCATCAAAGGATACGATGGCCGGCTGCGCGCTGTACTCGAAAGTTGAGGCAACCGCGGCCCTGACATAGGAAAAAAGCATCCTTTTTCCCGAATGCTCATACTTTCTGATGATCATTGCGTCGATGCCGATGCCGGTGTTGCTGAAAAAATAATGCTGGTTGATTCTTCCCGCATCGATTCTTATCTTTCTTCCTTCCCTGATCACTTCAAGCGATTTTCCGATATCATGAGGTATGTTGAGATGCGACGCAAGGCCGTTTCCAGACCCCAGCGGGATGATTCCCAGCTTCACATCGGTGCCGATCAGGCAGGAAGCCACCTCATTTATGGTTCCGTCGCCTCCGCAGGCCACGATGATGTCGGGATTCTGCTGCAGCGCCTTCTGGGTGAGGACAAGCGCGTGCTTTCTGCTCATGGTGTAATCAGTGCTGATCTTATACCGGTCAGAGGGAAAAAACTGCCTGATGTAAAAATCGGGCAGGCTGTGGCGTCCTCCGCCGGAGACGGGGTTTATGATGAAATGTATATAGATCATTGCTTATTTTAAAAGTTTGTTTGTAAAAAGGTAATCAGCGGTCTGGTACCAGGCGATGGTCTCTTCAAGAAAGGGCCTGTCCATCGGAAGGGGGCTCAGGCTGTTGTCCGATTTTTTCCAGCTGTAGAAGGCCTGCCTCTTCTGGTCGGAGAGTATCATCACCCGGCTGCCCTTCATGAGCGCGAGCTTGCGGTATGTTCCCAGGAATGCGCGCTGCTCGAAATCGGGGTCAAGGATGTCCCTGCCGAAGAAATCGGATTCGTAGTGCCATTTGAACATCGAAAATACGGTAGGCCAGAGATCGATCTGCGAGCACTGCTTATCCACCTTGCGGCTTGCCGTTTCGGGCATATTCACAATAAAGGCGGGGATATGGTAGTTGGCAATGTCTATCTCATCCTTTCCTGCGCTGCTGGCGCAGTGGTCGGCAACGACAATGAAGACGGTATTCCTGTACCAGGGCTTTTTGGACGCCTGGGCAAAGAGCCTTTTCAGGGCATAGTCGGCATACTTGACAGCCCCCTCGCGTCCCGTTCCGGACGGGATGTCAATGCGGCCCGAAGGATAGGTGTAGGGCCTGTGGTTGGAGGTGGTCATCACGAAATTCAGGAACGGTTTTCCCTGCTTATGCTTCTGGTCGGCAGTGCTGATCATTTTATTGAAAATATCTTCATCGCAGATTCCCCATGCATTTTCAAAGGTGACCTCGCTGTCTGCGATATTATGCCTCACTGTGCTGATGCGGTCGCTGAGCACGCTTCCGCGCCCGCGGTCATAAATGCTGAAGCCGTTGCCTCCGAAATAGGAGTTCATGTTGTCGAAATAGCCGTCGCCGCCGTAAAAAAAGCTGCAGTCATAGTTCTTGGACCTGAAGACATTGCTGATGGTGTACAGGTCTTGGTTTTCCGGCCTTTTGACGATCGACTGGCCCGGAGTGGGAGGAATGCAGAGCGTCAATGCTTCCATGCCCCTTACCGTTCTGGTGCCCGTGGCATACATGCCGGTGAAGAAAACGCTCTTCTGGGCAAGGCTGTCCAGGAAAGGGGTCAGGTTCTGCCTGTTTCCGAATTCGGCCATAAAATCCGCACTGAAGCTTTCCATGAGGATAAAGACCACGTTGCTGCGCTGCAGCGGAGACTGGGCGTCCTTTATGCTGCGGTGGATCGAATACCCTGTGGAGGCAAAGGATACCGTGCTGTCTGCCAGTTTTGATTTGACTATGCTGAACGCGCGGTCATTGCCGATGGAGGTGTAAAACTGCTCATACTTCATCTGGTTATTGCGGAAAGCGGCAAAAAAGGAATAGATCCCCGATTTGGAAATTTCGGAATTGTAGCGGTTTGGCGACCATTCGGCCTGGCTGCTGGAGATAAAAGTGATATAAAATGATGCCGCCGCCGTGAAGAGCAGCAATATGGAAACCCTCTTCACTATGTCCGTGTTGCGGGCGAATGCGGCGGCAAAGGCCTTTGATCTGTGGAAAAACAAAAGCACCATAGCCGTTACTGCCGCCACTGATACAATCAGAAGGGGAAGCGGATAGGACTCCTGTATATTGGCAATGACCTCGTAGGTGTAGATCAGATAGTCCACCGCAATGAAATTGAAGCGGGTCCTGAATTCCTCCCAGAAGGTGATTTCGGCCAGAAAGGTGAAAACCAGTATGAAGACATTCAGCGCCGTAAAGAACCAGATTATAATCCTGTCGGCCAGCGAGCCGGTCCATCTGCCCGCAAAAACGGTATAGTACAGAACGGCAGGGTAAGAAATCAGCGCAATGGTTCCGATATCAAAAAAAAGCCCTGTCAGCAGCGTGCGGATGACATCAAAAATGCTTAGCGAAACCTGGCCATGCTGCCAGATGAAAAGGATGATGCGCAGCAGCTGCGAAAACAGCAGAAACCATAAAATAAAATGAACCAGCAGCGCGTATCTGCCGGTTCTCAAAGACAATTTACCCATAACTCAATAATAACTCAGCAAAGTTTACATTGCAATGTTGTAGTCATTCTGAATTTTTGGTTTTTATTAAGAAATATTAACCCTGTTTATGAAAAAAAGCGCATTGCAGCCTGCAGCGCCGACCTGTTAAGACCCCAGCGGAAACGGCCTGCACAAGCAGATGCAGACTCTAGAACTTGACGCTGAAGCAGTGGAAATCGTTGTAATAGGAGTAGGAGATCTTCCATCCGCTTATCTCGGTTATCTTCCTGATGATGGCCAGACCCAGCCCGCTGCCGTTTGCCGAGGCGCCGCCGCTGAAAAAACGTCCGAAGAGCTTCTCAATGGGAAGCGGTTCGGCTTTTCCGGTGTTGAGGACCATCAGCTCGCGGTCCAGAGTCCTGATTATGATATTTCCCTCGGTGCGGTTATGGCGGATGGCATTAAGCACCAAATTGTTGATCAGGATTTCGGCAAGGACCGGGTTTGCTTCTATTTCGAGCCTCTGGGACAGCTGCACATTGACGGCGACCCATTTCTGGCCGGCCTGCTCCGTAAAGAAGTCCAGATGCTTTTCTATATGCTCATTGACGGAAAGGCTGGTTTTTTCCAAATAGATCTCATGCTCTATTTTGGAGAGCAGCAGCAGATTTTTATTGAGCCTGTTGAGCTTTGCCACATCCCTGCTCAATGCTCCCAGCACGCGTGTCTGGTCCCTGTCGAGCCGCATCTGGAAAAGGGTGTCGATCTTGTTCTGGAACAGCGCCAGGGGAGTCTGCAGCTCATGGGCGGCATTTTCGACAAACTCCCGCTGGCTTTTGTAGATGGCCGTATTTTTTTCGATCAGCGCCTCAAGGCTTCTGTTCAGGCGTTCAAATTCGTCGATGTCAGTCTCCAGGAAATGAGGGGGCTTGTTCTTGTCGATCTCAAATTCATGGATCTGGTCCAGGGTGTCATAGAAGGGCTTCCACCGCTTGGAGGCCGTCTTTTTGGAGAGCCATACAATGCCGAGGAAAAGCACCAGAAGGATAAAGGTGAACATGCCTGCGATGGTGAAAACCATCCTTTCCATTTCCAGAAGGTGGATCTTTTCGGTATACGTGTATTTTTTGCCGGCAATTTCCACAGGGGCGTATATGATTCGGAACGGCTCTTTCTCTTCTGCCGTCGAGTCTTCGATCATGGTGCCCACAATGGAATCTCTGGTGACTCCCATATCGGGCATAATGGTGAAATGCAGGTTGTACCTGTTCCAGGTTTTGATGTCTTCGGGAGTGAAGTTGCGGCTTGACTGGTTAATGAATGCGTTTTTATGCTGCACGAGAACCTCCTCGGTTTCGTAGATGAAAAGCCACTGGCTGACATAGTAGAAGATTGGAGCGCAGATTATCAGAATGACGGCGGCAAGCACGAGAAAATCCCTCGTGGTTTTGCCCAGAAGTTTTTTACGGTTCATTTTTCCCATTTGTATCCTTCTCCGTAAACGGTTTTAATATAGTCGCCCGAGCCGGCTTTGGAGAGTTTCTTTTTGAGGTTTTTGATGTGGGCGTAGATGAAGTCATGGCTGTCGAGCATATCGGCCATGTCGCCTGAAAGGTGTTCGGCGATGGCTGCCTTTGACAGGACCTTGTCATTGTTGCCGATCAGGAACAGAAGAAGGTTGAGCTCCTTTCTGGTCAGTTCTAGCTTTCGGTCATTGACCAGCACGGTTTTGGTGAACACCTCGATCCTGATCTCATGGAACACCACGCTGTTGCTTCCCTTGAAGTTCCTGCGCCGAACCAGCGCCTGCATCCTTACCAGCAGTTCGGCAAGATGGAAGGGTTTGGTGAGGTAGTCGTCGGCGCCCAGACTGAAGCTTTCCAGCCTTGTCTCCAAGGTCTCTTTTGCCGATATGATTATTACCCCGTCGGTCTTGTCTTTGCTTCGAAGCTCCCTGAGGATATCAAAACCATCTCCGTCGGGAAGGCCCAGGTCAAGCAGTATGCAGTCGTAGTCATAATTGTCAATCTTATGGATGGCCTGCGCATAATTGTGCGCCGTTTCGCATTTTACGCCGTTGTCCTTGAAATAGCTCTGTATGCTTTGAGCGATATCCTGTTCGTCTTCTATGATTAAAATTTTCATGATGCCTTTTTCTTACCTCCCCATGACAGTGCATATACCTACTAAATTTAAGAATTTATGGCCAAATATGCGCTGCGGGGGATCATTTTTTTAAATACGGCACTGCCGTGCATATTACAGGATGTAATAATACGGCTCAATTTTGAATTAATTCTGAATTTTTACCTCCAGAGTTTTTTTTTTGCGCAAAAACTTCCTTTAGCTTTCCGGTCTCTGATAAAGATTCCCCCAGCAATGAAAACTGGATGCCGGGAGAATCAAATCAAAAAAAACAGAGTTTGGGTACATGCAAATGTTCCTGTTGGGCTATATTTTTCAGCGCTGGACCATGCTTGAAATTATGTTGATGCTCAATGCCAGTATGGTAGTGTTGAACATAAAGGAGAGCACCCCGTGCACCAGTGCGGTCCTTCTTATCTTCCTGTCCAGTATGGCAACATCGGACACCTGAAAGGTTGTGCCGATCACAAATGAGAAATAGACAAAGTCGAGATAGTCAGGTTCGCCTTTTCCGGGAAAATCAAGGCCATTGAGCGAATAATGCAGATTGGCGTATTTGAAGGCAAATGTGGTATGGACCACCGCCCAGGCCGTTCCCACCGATGAGAGTGTCATCACCACATGCAGCGCCAGCTCGGAGCCTGACTTCTGCTCGGCCGAAACATACAGCAGCACGATCCCCAGAAGGCTGACGGCCGTTGTAAGGAGCATGAACAGGGAAAGCACAGCGCGTCCCGAGTCCTGGTCTTTGGCATTCTTCTTGAGCTCGGCCACACGGCAGGTGAATATGGTGAACCAGGAGAAAAACAGCTGGGTGAGCGAAAAAGCCAGCCATACCGCCATGATGTGCACCGAAGGCCTGCTGGTTCCTATTTCAAGGACAACGGCTGTGAGCAGCCCCGCCGAAGCGGATATTGCCAGCCTTGACCTGTTGCTGAGCCGGTTGATAAATACTGTTCCATTCATATGAAATTATTTTTATGGCTTGTGCCGGTTGTTTGAATCCTATTGGTAAATGTTCATGTTTTCATCGTATACGGGGCTTTCCACATCCAGAAAGTTCAGCACGCTGTGAAAGACATGGTACTGCGACACCGTTTTATTGGTTTTCAGCTTTTTTGAGCCGGGAGATACCCAGACGACAAAGGGTATCTCGAACTGCTCTTTTGGAGCAATGCTCATCGGCAGGCCGTGCATGTAGAGATTATTTTCCCCGAGGGACTCTCCGTGGTCCGATACAAAAATCATCGTGCTGTCAAATTCCTTGAGCTCTTTCAGGTTCTGGATCACGCGGCTCAAAAGGTAATCCGTATAGACTATCGTATTGTCGTAGGCGTTCATCAGCTCCTCCTTTGAGCAGTCGGCAAGCTCGACGCTGGTGCAGACCGGATTGAAATACTGGAACGCCGGAGGATACTTTTTGCTGTAGCTGGGGCCGTGGCTTGTGCTGGTATGCAGCACCAGAAGTATCTTGTCGCTGCTGCTGGCCAGGATCTGCTCCCGGAAAAGGTTCAGCAGGATCTCGTCGTATGCGCATTCGCTGCCCGGACATGCAGCGCCCAGGTATTTCCGGTCCTGGTAATTTTTGATATGAAGCGGCGGCTCTCCCCAGTTGGCGGTCCTCCAGATGACCTCGACACCGTTACGGTACAGGTAGTTGGGCAGAATCTCATAGAGATCGCCGGTCTTTTTATGGTCCAGAATAGCCTTCACGCCGCCGGTGGTATAGGTTGCCGAGGAGACAGCATTGAAGATATGCAGGTTTTCAGTTTTGGAAAGCAGCGGATTGGTGTTCTTCGGATAGCCGTACAGCGAGAAATTGGCCCTTCTTGCCGATTCCCCGATGACCAGCACCACAATGGATTTCTTCCTGTTCCCGATGCGGGCATCGGGAAGCAGGATTTCCTTCTGGTTTTTCTTGTACTGGTGCACGTAAAACAGGGAAGTGTTGACCGCATAGGACCATGGCATTGCCAGCCCTCCCAATTTTTTGGAATTCTTGTCGATCCAAAGCCAGCCTGCCGAATTGATAAATACCAGCGCAAGGGCAATAAACAGGCTGCCTGAGCAGAGCAGCGCGAACCTTTTGAGGGGCTCCTTTATTATCTTTATCCTCAATAGCGCCGCCGCGGGAAGTATCCCGAGCGCGAGCACATAAAGCACCAGCCTGATCGAAAAGTAGGCGCTTGATTCCGCATAATTGGTGTTGAGGATATTCCCGATCATGCTTTCATCTATGATCACGCTGTAGGAATTGATGAAATACAGGGCTGCGGCGCTGAGCGCAAAAAAGAGCGAAATGAGCAGTCTGCCGAAAATTCCGGTAAGGTAAAGCAGCAGGTAAAAGACCAGGAAATCCAGCACCAGCATCAGCGCGATGAGGCTGGCAATGGTCATAATGCCGCTGAATCCCGCGTAATTCAGGTTCCCGAGCACAAAAGAGAAGAAGGGGATATGGAAGAACAGGCAGTTGGCCAGGCTGATTAAGGCTGCCATGCGGGCTGCCGGGAGTTTACCTTTTAACATACGCGGCGGTGATTTTATATAGTGATATGGTCAAAACGAACAAAGACAGGCAGAATATGAAAAGGTGCTCCTGCATGATCCTGAAGGCCAGCGCAAGCCAGCATCCCGTGAAGGCAATGATGAAGAAGGGGTGGTATTTCCTGTTTCCGATCCATTTCCAAATGCGGTACCTTGTTGAGATAAATATGCCGGCAAGGGCGCAGCTGTAGCCTATGATTCCCCCGACAAGAACATCAATGGGGTAATGCGCTCCCAGGGCAACCCTTGTGAGTACAAGCGCGAGACCTGCTGAAACAAAAAGTGCGCACCAGATGATCCTGTTTCGCAGCCTGGCAGGCATAAAGGCAAACATAAGGATGGAAAGCGCCGTAAAAATAGTGATCGAATGCCCAGAAGGCAGGCTGTTGTGCCCTGAGAGGGTCCTTCCGATTATGGTAAAGCTGCCGGTATCATAAAAAGCTGCCGGCCTTGGGACATGAAAGAGCTTTTTCAGCACGCTGGAAAACAGGCAGGAAACCAAAAGGGCAGAGGCAAGAGACTCCCATATCTTAGGCGCGTGCAGCACAAAAATGCTCAGCAGTGATGCCACCACCAGCGTATTTCCGGTTTCGGTGAGATTGTACTGCATTTCAGGATATTGGGACAGGGCGGCATTCAGCATAAAGAAATATTCCCGCTGGATCAGGATATACGATTCGGCGCGCAGCGCATCGAGCATGAAAAGGAATGCGGCGATGAGCAGCAGCAGCACCGCAGGCAGGAAAAAAAGCGAAGGCCGCAGCCTTGAGAAGTTGAATGAAACATAAAGATCCAAAAGGGGATTGGCCTTTTCGGACGTGATTTTTTCGATGGGCCCATCGGCATTTTCGAGGAATAACTGGCGCATTGTCTGGGACTTTGTTAATGATGGCTTTACATTGGCTTAACCAGGGCAAAACATATCGGATTATTTTTGCCGAAAGTTTACAATCCAATTTTGTAATCATCCTGAATTTCCGGACCATCATAAGCGGCGTAAGGAATTTTTTATGCTTCAATGCGCTTACATACAGCGCTTTACGGGTTTCGTTTTTTCTTCAAAATAATCTCCGGAGCGGCGGGAAAGGCGATAGGGGCAATGGAGGGATGGAGGCCAGGAATTTTACAATTGAAAATTAAAATTATATAATGGTGCGCATGTCATAATTTGCTAATTTTAGTCCGTGAAATTCATCTGCATCATACTGGCTCTGATCATAGTTGCCCTTTCCAGCATTCCATGCGAGAGGGGCGCAGGCCCGGCGCGCGGGGCGAACGCCGCTTTGAGCAGCCCTTCGGGCACTTTCCAGCCAGCAGATGCATGCTGTCCGTTCTGCACCTGCGTGTGCTGCCGCAATATCCCGGCTCTTGCGCCTGCTTTTGTGCTGCAGTCCCCTGCGGCGCCTTCAGCCGCTTTCTTATGTCCGGGCTATATGAAGCGCAATGCCTATTCCGCCTTTCGCTGCTCCATCTGGCAGCCTCCCCAGTCAGGCCGCTTTTTTTTCACCTAGGGTTCCGGAGAACCCTTAGGGTCGGATCTGCGCAGACCTGCTGCAGCTTCCGCTTTTCCATTCACGTCCAGACCGCTGCAGACGGGGCCCGGCCAATAGCGCCTGAGCCCCCGGCCGCCATTTCTGCGCTGTCCGCACCCTGCCCGCCGCCATGCTGATGGCGCGGTCCATGGCCGCAGGCTGCGGCGTGCGCGTCCGGCTTTTAAAAAACTACAGAATTACATTATGCAGAAAATATCCAAAGCGCTCTATGCGGCGGCAATGCTGCTGCTGGCGGCTGCGCTGGCTTCGAATGCCGCGCTCTATTTTTCAAAAAGGGGAATCCCGGAAACGGCGAAGGCCCTTAATATCATGACTCCCATTGTAACCCTGGCGTATCTGCTGTCGGTTATGATCATCTATAGAAGATCTAAAAAAAACGGCAGAAATGGGAAGCGCTAAAATAATATCAGCAATAAAAGAAAGGGCCAGAGTGCTTGGTCCGGGCCTCATTACGGGAGCCAGCGATGATGACCCTTCGGGAATCGCAACCTATTCCCAGGCGGGCGCCCAGACGGGTCTTGCCACCTTATGGACCGCGCTTCTGACTTTCCCCCTGATGGCCGCCATCCAGGGAATGTGCGCAAGGATCGGACTGGTCACCGGCAGGGGCCTCACCCTGACCATCAGGGAGCATTATCCCAAGGGGCTGCTGTACGGCGTGCTGCTGATGAGCTTTCCCGCCATTACCCTGAACATCGGAGCCAACATAGAGGGCATGGCTGCGGTTGCAAACATGATTTTCCCCGCTGTGCCGGTTCCGGCCTTCTGCCTATGCATCACGGCGGCGCTGATGTTTGCAATCATCACCTTTCCGTATCGGAAGATCGCCAGCATCCTAAAATGGCTCTGCCTTTCGCTGCTGCTGTACATGGCGGTGCCCTTTATGATGGACCAGGACTGGGCGGCTGTCGCGCGCAATGCCTTTATTCCCACTATTGCCCTGAATAAGGATTTTGTCCTGATACTGGTGGCCATATTCGGCACGACGATTTCGCCCTACCTTTTCTTCTGGCAGGCCACCATGGAAGCGGAGGATGCGGCCCACGGCAGGCAGGATCCCGCTTTGGGCAGACGCAGTCTGGCGGATATGAGAAAGGATGTAAATGCGGGGATGCTGCTTTCCAATCTGGTGATG encodes the following:
- a CDS encoding heavy metal translocating P-type ATPase yields the protein MEHKHKYDKDGKQICCTQTEKVYVNAGAKELLKGHAPDDGHNHAHSRDDGHSHTHSDDDGHDHSTAEGGAFKMFLPSIISLALLLLAISFDNWIKLPWFTGTLRFVWYLVAYLIVGFPVIRDAFKSITKGEVFSEFLLMSIATVGAFIIKEYPEGVAVMLFYAVGEVFQTLAVSRAQRNIKSLLDQRPDEVTIISDGKAKTIKAEQAQIGDIIQLKPGEKLGLDGELLTDSASFNTAALTGESKPDTKSKGEAVLAGMINLNVAAQVKVTAAFTDSKLSRILELVQNATSQKAPTELFIRRFAKIYTPIVVFLAIGICLLPYFFADNYDFSSWLYRALVFLVISCPCALVISIPLGYFGGIGAASRNGILFKGSNFLDVMASIQNVVMDKTGTMTEGVFKVQETVFKPEFDKDEILKMVNAVESQSSHPVATAIHEYVGEVDSSIKLESTEEIAGHGLKAVIGGKELLAGNFKLMDKFGISYDVDPASIVYTTIAVSYDKKYVGYITIADTIKEDSQLTIDLLHKLNIKATMLSGDKGSVVKFVADKLGIDNAYGDLLPEDKVNKVKEIKAQYGTVAFVGDGVNDAPVVALSDAGIAMGGLGSDATIETADVVIQDDKPSKIPMAINIGRQTKKIVWQNITLAFVVKGVVLVLGAGGLATMWEAVFADVGVSLIAILNAVRIQKMKF
- a CDS encoding diacylglycerol/lipid kinase family protein, yielding MIYIHFIINPVSGGGRHSLPDFYIRQFFPSDRYKISTDYTMSRKHALVLTQKALQQNPDIIVACGGDGTINEVASCLIGTDVKLGIIPLGSGNGLASHLNIPHDIGKSLEVIREGRKIRIDAGRINQHYFFSNTGIGIDAMIIRKYEHSGKRMLFSYVRAAVASTFEYSAQPAIVSFDDRVIPIKPFMVFVSNSNEMGYNMTLTPDAMLTDGKLDLVLIPELSFFEKIALGYRILTRSVSRFKKAQHHLVKSLQIEMPMKIFTDAQIDGEHYKLRTNTCRISAEPAVLSVLV
- a CDS encoding LTA synthase family protein; this translates as MGKLSLRTGRYALLVHFILWFLLFSQLLRIILFIWQHGQVSLSIFDVIRTLLTGLFFDIGTIALISYPAVLYYTVFAGRWTGSLADRIIIWFFTALNVFILVFTFLAEITFWEEFRTRFNFIAVDYLIYTYEVIANIQESYPLPLLIVSVAAVTAMVLLFFHRSKAFAAAFARNTDIVKRVSILLLFTAAASFYITFISSSQAEWSPNRYNSEISKSGIYSFFAAFRNNQMKYEQFYTSIGNDRAFSIVKSKLADSTVSFASTGYSIHRSIKDAQSPLQRSNVVFILMESFSADFMAEFGNRQNLTPFLDSLAQKSVFFTGMYATGTRTVRGMEALTLCIPPTPGQSIVKRPENQDLYTISNVFRSKNYDCSFFYGGDGYFDNMNSYFGGNGFSIYDRGRGSVLSDRISTVRHNIADSEVTFENAWGICDEDIFNKMISTADQKHKQGKPFLNFVMTTSNHRPYTYPSGRIDIPSGTGREGAVKYADYALKRLFAQASKKPWYRNTVFIVVADHCASSAGKDEIDIANYHIPAFIVNMPETASRKVDKQCSQIDLWPTVFSMFKWHYESDFFGRDILDPDFEQRAFLGTYRKLALMKGSRVMILSDQKRQAFYSWKKSDNSLSPLPMDRPFLEETIAWYQTADYLFTNKLLK
- a CDS encoding sensor histidine kinase, giving the protein MNRKKLLGKTTRDFLVLAAVILIICAPIFYYVSQWLFIYETEEVLVQHKNAFINQSSRNFTPEDIKTWNRYNLHFTIMPDMGVTRDSIVGTMIEDSTAEEKEPFRIIYAPVEIAGKKYTYTEKIHLLEMERMVFTIAGMFTFILLVLFLGIVWLSKKTASKRWKPFYDTLDQIHEFEIDKNKPPHFLETDIDEFERLNRSLEALIEKNTAIYKSQREFVENAAHELQTPLALFQNKIDTLFQMRLDRDQTRVLGALSRDVAKLNRLNKNLLLLSKIEHEIYLEKTSLSVNEHIEKHLDFFTEQAGQKWVAVNVQLSQRLEIEANPVLAEILINNLVLNAIRHNRTEGNIIIRTLDRELMVLNTGKAEPLPIEKLFGRFFSGGASANGSGLGLAIIRKITEISGWKISYSYYNDFHCFSVKF
- a CDS encoding response regulator transcription factor, which produces MKILIIEDEQDIAQSIQSYFKDNGVKCETAHNYAQAIHKIDNYDYDCILLDLGLPDGDGFDILRELRSKDKTDGVIIISAKETLETRLESFSLGADDYLTKPFHLAELLVRMQALVRRRNFKGSNSVVFHEIRIEVFTKTVLVNDRKLELTRKELNLLLFLIGNNDKVLSKAAIAEHLSGDMADMLDSHDFIYAHIKNLKKKLSKAGSGDYIKTVYGEGYKWEK
- a CDS encoding DUF1345 domain-containing protein produces the protein MNGTVFINRLSNRSRLAISASAGLLTAVVLEIGTSRPSVHIMAVWLAFSLTQLFFSWFTIFTCRVAELKKNAKDQDSGRAVLSLFMLLTTAVSLLGIVLLYVSAEQKSGSELALHVVMTLSSVGTAWAVVHTTFAFKYANLHYSLNGLDFPGKGEPDYLDFVYFSFVIGTTFQVSDVAILDRKIRRTALVHGVLSFMFNTTILALSINIISSMVQR